The Marinobacter subterrani genome has a segment encoding these proteins:
- a CDS encoding sensor domain-containing protein, whose translation MSINIDALFPKLINLLLDTVFVVDKLGNVVFVSDACQQLLGYSAAELTGTLVLDYIHPDDREGTVAAAGKVMRGQPHTDFRNRYIHKDGRVVHILWSARWSGEDQLRIAVARDVTALYQAEQTRNALYRISEAAHAAETLRALCDGVREVISELFPNSSLYLAFNDAEENTLSVPDWSVDQGKGWAESPMEPGTAIAEVIGTGRVLVASGDPARPGMGRINPSESAAADWLGVPLISRDAVLGALVIESPTPGTRYGVADQELLQFMATQLAIMFERKRADERLRFLAHHDPLTGLTNRSLFYDRLETALRSASRNEGRLALLYLDLNDFKKINDTEGHEAGDKMLIEMARRLEDCTRDTDTVARIGGDEFTVLLSDVHGRASVEAAVGKIREFMSLPMKIGGKTFHASCSIGTALYPEDGATARELLSKADANMYLGKRR comes from the coding sequence GTGAGCATTAACATCGACGCCCTTTTTCCCAAGCTGATTAACCTGTTGCTCGATACCGTGTTCGTTGTGGATAAGCTCGGCAACGTTGTGTTTGTCAGTGATGCCTGCCAGCAGTTGCTGGGGTATTCCGCTGCAGAGCTTACCGGCACGCTGGTTCTGGACTACATCCATCCTGACGATCGGGAAGGCACCGTCGCTGCCGCCGGCAAAGTGATGCGGGGCCAGCCCCACACCGATTTCAGGAATCGTTATATTCACAAGGATGGCCGGGTGGTGCATATCCTGTGGTCCGCCCGCTGGTCGGGGGAGGACCAGTTACGGATCGCCGTGGCGCGGGATGTCACGGCTTTGTACCAGGCAGAGCAGACCCGGAACGCGTTGTACCGGATTTCTGAAGCCGCTCATGCGGCAGAAACCCTGCGGGCACTGTGCGATGGTGTGCGTGAGGTGATCAGCGAGCTGTTCCCGAATTCGAGCCTGTACCTGGCGTTTAACGACGCCGAGGAAAACACCCTCAGCGTTCCGGACTGGTCGGTCGACCAGGGGAAGGGCTGGGCAGAGAGCCCCATGGAGCCAGGAACGGCTATTGCCGAGGTGATCGGTACGGGCCGGGTTTTGGTGGCCTCCGGTGATCCGGCTCGCCCGGGCATGGGCCGGATCAACCCGTCAGAGTCGGCAGCCGCCGATTGGCTGGGTGTGCCCCTGATATCCCGGGATGCGGTTCTTGGTGCACTGGTTATTGAAAGCCCGACACCGGGTACGCGCTATGGCGTGGCAGACCAGGAGCTCCTGCAGTTCATGGCGACCCAGCTTGCGATTATGTTTGAGCGCAAGCGGGCGGACGAGCGTCTGCGCTTCCTGGCGCACCATGACCCCCTGACGGGACTGACCAACCGCTCATTGTTCTATGATCGCCTGGAAACGGCCCTTCGATCGGCCAGCCGGAACGAGGGCCGTCTGGCGTTGTTGTACCTTGATCTCAATGACTTCAAAAAGATCAACGACACAGAGGGCCACGAGGCGGGAGACAAGATGCTTATCGAAATGGCCCGCCGGCTGGAGGATTGCACCCGTGACACGGATACGGTCGCCCGCATCGGGGGCGATGAATTCACGGTGCTGCTGAGCGATGTGCATGGCCGTGCTTCCGTCGAGGCAGCCGTCGGCAAGATCCGTGAGTTCATGTCGTTGCCGATGAAGATTGGCGGCAAGACCTTTCATGCCTCATGCAGCATCGGCACCGCGCTTTATCCCGAGGATGGCGCTACTGCCCGGGAGTTGCTGAGCAAGGCCGACGCGAACATGTATCTGGGCAAAAGGCGCTGA
- a CDS encoding polyamine ABC transporter substrate-binding protein, producing the protein MFKLCKPQALAASVALSLCAFSAAAAEEVRVYNWSDYIAEDTLAKFTEETGIKVIYDVYDSNEILEAALLSGRSGYDLVVPSNHYVAKQISAKAFVPLDHSKLPNMANLNPDLMDDLEKVDPGSQFSLPYLWGTNGYGYNEGRIQEILGDDAPTDSWALVFDPEVTGKLAAGGCGIAMLDSGEEMVRAAMAYIGLNPNSNNADDIKKGGEVIKAVRPNITYFHSSRYIGDLANGDLCVAAGYSGDILQAAARAEEAGNGNVIRYTIPKEGAVLWFDMMTIPAGAPNVENAHKLMNFLMRPEIIAEITNYVWYANPNKPANEFVAPEILADTSIYPTDEVMKKLYIMEGRPQDAQRLMTRTWTNVKSGR; encoded by the coding sequence ATGTTCAAGTTGTGTAAGCCACAGGCGCTGGCCGCCTCTGTTGCGTTGTCTCTGTGTGCGTTCTCCGCGGCTGCGGCTGAGGAGGTGCGTGTCTACAATTGGTCTGATTACATCGCTGAGGACACCCTGGCGAAGTTCACGGAAGAAACCGGCATCAAGGTGATCTACGACGTTTACGACAGCAACGAGATCCTCGAAGCCGCGCTGCTCTCCGGCCGCTCCGGTTATGATCTGGTTGTGCCCTCCAACCACTACGTCGCCAAGCAGATCTCTGCCAAAGCCTTTGTACCACTGGATCACAGCAAGCTGCCGAACATGGCAAACCTGAATCCGGATCTGATGGACGACCTGGAAAAGGTTGATCCGGGCAGCCAGTTCTCCCTGCCCTACCTTTGGGGCACGAACGGCTATGGCTACAACGAAGGCCGCATCCAGGAAATCCTGGGCGACGACGCGCCGACCGACTCCTGGGCCCTGGTGTTTGATCCGGAAGTGACCGGCAAGCTGGCCGCCGGCGGCTGCGGCATTGCCATGCTGGATTCCGGCGAGGAGATGGTGCGCGCCGCCATGGCCTACATCGGCCTGAACCCGAACAGCAACAACGCCGACGACATCAAGAAGGGCGGTGAGGTGATCAAGGCGGTTCGTCCGAACATCACCTACTTCCACTCTTCCCGCTACATTGGCGACCTGGCCAACGGTGACCTGTGCGTCGCTGCCGGCTACTCCGGCGACATCCTGCAGGCCGCTGCCCGCGCCGAGGAAGCCGGTAACGGCAACGTGATCCGCTACACCATTCCCAAAGAAGGTGCGGTTCTGTGGTTCGACATGATGACCATTCCGGCCGGCGCCCCGAATGTGGAGAACGCCCACAAGCTGATGAACTTCCTGATGCGCCCGGAGATCATTGCGGAGATCACCAACTACGTGTGGTACGCCAACCCCAACAAGCCGGCCAACGAATTCGTTGCCCCGGAAATTCTGGCGGACACCAGCATTTACCCCACCGATGAAGTGATGAAGAAGCTGTACATCATGGAAGGCCGGCCGCAGGACGCCCAGCGCCTGATGACCCGCACCTGGACCAACGTGAAGTCCGGTCGTTAA
- the potA gene encoding polyamine ABC transporter ATP-binding protein gives MENGTHTSAQAEVLLSIRGISKSFDGTLAVDSVDLDIHRGEIFALLGGSGSGKSTLLRMLAGFEAPNAGTVVLDGQDITGLPPYLRPTNMMFQSYALFPHMTVEQNIALGLKQDKLGKDEIRDRVAAMLRLVKMEPYAKRKPHQLSGGQQQRVALARSLAKRPKLLLLDEPMGALDKKLRTEMQLELVEILENVGATCLMVTHDQEEAMTMASRIAIMAQGRIVQVGSPIDIYESPNSRMTAEFIGSVNIFEANIREDEADSVTLTSGLLDAPVFIDRGVTTPAETTDTLIALRPEKIYLTTEKPDSDHNWSCGTVDNIAYLGDITSYYVKLASGKRVQATMANVERRGERPTWGDRVFVSWEASSPILLWN, from the coding sequence GTGGAAAACGGCACGCACACCTCCGCGCAAGCGGAGGTGTTACTCAGCATCCGGGGCATCTCCAAGAGCTTTGATGGCACGCTCGCCGTAGACAGCGTGGACCTGGACATCCACAGGGGTGAGATCTTTGCTCTTCTGGGCGGTTCCGGTTCCGGCAAGTCGACCCTGCTGCGCATGCTGGCAGGTTTCGAAGCACCCAATGCCGGCACGGTTGTGCTCGACGGCCAGGATATTACCGGCCTGCCGCCCTACCTTCGGCCCACCAACATGATGTTCCAGTCCTACGCCCTGTTCCCCCACATGACGGTGGAGCAGAACATTGCCCTGGGCCTGAAACAGGACAAGCTGGGCAAGGATGAAATCCGCGATCGGGTGGCGGCCATGCTCAGGCTGGTCAAGATGGAGCCTTACGCCAAACGCAAACCCCACCAGCTTTCTGGCGGCCAGCAGCAGCGCGTCGCCCTCGCCCGATCACTCGCCAAGCGCCCGAAACTGCTGTTGCTGGACGAGCCAATGGGCGCCCTGGACAAGAAGCTGCGCACCGAAATGCAGCTGGAACTGGTGGAAATTCTGGAAAATGTCGGCGCCACCTGCCTGATGGTCACCCACGACCAGGAAGAAGCCATGACCATGGCCAGCCGGATTGCCATCATGGCCCAGGGCCGCATCGTTCAGGTGGGTTCCCCCATTGATATCTACGAAAGCCCGAACAGCCGCATGACGGCAGAGTTTATTGGCTCGGTGAACATTTTCGAGGCAAATATCCGCGAAGACGAGGCCGACAGCGTCACGCTCACCAGTGGCCTGCTGGACGCCCCGGTATTCATTGACCGGGGGGTAACCACACCGGCGGAAACCACGGACACGCTGATCGCGCTGCGCCCTGAGAAAATTTACCTGACAACGGAGAAACCCGATAGCGACCACAACTGGAGTTGCGGCACGGTGGACAACATTGCCTACCTGGGCGACATCACCTCCTACTACGTGAAACTGGCCAGCGGCAAACGGGTTCAGGCGACCATGGCAAACGTGGAGCGCCGGGGCGAACGGCCAACCTGGGGCGACAGGGTCTTTGTCTCCTGGGAAGCCTCCAGCCCTATTCTGCTCTGGAACTGA